A DNA window from Nitrospinota bacterium contains the following coding sequences:
- the zwf gene encoding glucose-6-phosphate dehydrogenase produces MRENRAEPHIFVIFGGTGDLSRRKLLPAISNLSNQGLLPDEGSIVLGVARDSEHDDESFRALVHEALLSKGFSAEDVGRWCEGCVRYQTIGGHGAEDFLALASRIDAIEGEHNLPGNRVFYLALPPVAFPRTITGLGEAGLNSSSGWTRVVLEKPFGHDLASAQELHRLIHANFDESQVYRLDHYLGKETVQNLLVFRFSNPIFESIWNRDRVQSIQITVAEDLGVEQRAGYYEQSGALRDMVQNHLIQLVTLIAMEVPSAFTADAVRYEKTKVLRSIAPLLRHDVVFGQYARGTIEGIEAPGYLEEPGVAPDSRTETFVAMKLEVDTWRWQGVPFYIRTGKRLPQKLTQVAVTFRRPPVYMFDSLGFCPITSNVLLLTLQPDEGFSLFFDVKTPGEPFNVETVPLHFNYEDAFGSLPDAYETLLLDVLTGDQTLFVHADEVETSWKIFTPLFEKGLEVHPYEAGAWGPPEADQLLYQYGHMWRNA; encoded by the coding sequence ATGAGAGAAAATCGCGCCGAGCCTCATATCTTCGTAATATTTGGTGGGACTGGAGACCTTTCGCGCCGGAAGCTCCTACCTGCGATTTCAAACCTCTCAAACCAGGGGCTTCTTCCGGATGAGGGCTCCATCGTACTCGGCGTGGCGCGGGATTCGGAACACGACGACGAGAGCTTTAGGGCCTTGGTCCACGAAGCGTTGCTCTCAAAGGGTTTTTCAGCCGAAGACGTCGGCAGGTGGTGCGAGGGGTGTGTGCGTTACCAGACCATCGGGGGGCATGGGGCGGAAGACTTCCTGGCCCTCGCCTCCCGCATCGATGCTATAGAGGGCGAGCACAACCTTCCCGGCAATCGGGTCTTCTACCTCGCGTTGCCGCCTGTGGCGTTTCCCAGAACCATCACTGGACTTGGGGAGGCAGGGCTTAATTCGAGCTCCGGCTGGACGCGTGTCGTACTCGAGAAACCCTTCGGGCACGACCTCGCTTCGGCCCAGGAGCTCCACCGGCTTATCCACGCCAACTTCGACGAATCCCAGGTCTACCGGCTCGACCATTACCTCGGGAAAGAGACGGTCCAGAACCTGCTCGTTTTCCGCTTCTCCAATCCCATTTTTGAGTCCATCTGGAACAGGGACCGGGTCCAAAGCATTCAGATAACCGTGGCTGAGGATCTGGGGGTTGAGCAGCGGGCAGGCTACTACGAGCAGTCGGGGGCGCTTCGCGACATGGTGCAAAACCACCTCATCCAGCTGGTGACGCTGATTGCGATGGAGGTCCCATCGGCCTTCACGGCCGATGCGGTTCGCTACGAGAAGACCAAGGTGCTGCGCTCGATCGCGCCCCTTCTTCGCCACGACGTGGTTTTCGGCCAATACGCCCGAGGCACCATCGAGGGAATCGAGGCGCCCGGCTACCTCGAAGAGCCCGGCGTCGCGCCTGATTCCCGGACGGAGACCTTCGTGGCCATGAAGCTTGAGGTGGATACGTGGAGATGGCAAGGTGTCCCCTTTTACATCCGAACGGGAAAGCGCCTGCCTCAAAAGCTGACCCAGGTGGCCGTGACCTTCCGACGTCCCCCCGTGTACATGTTTGACTCGCTTGGGTTTTGCCCTATCACCTCCAACGTGCTTTTGCTTACGTTGCAGCCCGACGAGGGCTTCTCCCTCTTCTTTGACGTCAAGACGCCGGGTGAGCCCTTCAACGTGGAGACCGTGCCTTTGCACTTCAATTACGAAGATGCCTTCGGCTCTCTTCCGGATGCTTACGAAACCCTGCTCCTTGACGTCCTAACCGGAGACCAGACCCTCTTCGTCCACGCCGACGAGGTGGAGACCTCCTGGAAAATCTTCACACCGTTGTTTGAGAAGGGTCTGGAGGTCCATCCCTACGAGGCCGGCGCATGGGGGCCTCCTGAGGCAGACCAGCTGCTTTATCAGTACGGGCACATGTGGCGTAACGCGTAG